A region of Reichenbachiella carrageenanivorans DNA encodes the following proteins:
- a CDS encoding TIGR03032 family protein, which produces MNSAPKPFDCEYSPQFAELLHKLGISLAISTYQANKVIVLSAIESDKLIQLPRTFNSPMGMATAKDSLAIATRNEVIVLRNNSGLAKSYPKKPDVYDGLYVPRSRYNTGYVAMHDMMFGEDGLAIIGINTLFSCVCKIDHQYSFTPIWKPPFITELASEDRCHLNGLASENGEIKYVTALGNTNSMQGWRDGKMNGGIVMEYPSGKIIKDGLGMPHSPRIYDGKLYVLNSTQGELIKIDPETGSHEVICQLGGFARGMSRHGDYLFIGVSKLRHNSWAFKDLPIAESSFAGVVAVYLPYGSVVGSFKYQMTVDEIYDVKVLPELKRPSILSPDMDIHQQALSIPGAALWGASDKPKQPTTINN; this is translated from the coding sequence ATGAATAGCGCACCAAAACCATTCGACTGCGAATACTCACCTCAGTTTGCCGAATTGCTTCACAAGCTCGGCATTTCCTTAGCCATTAGCACCTACCAAGCCAACAAAGTAATCGTACTCAGTGCGATCGAAAGCGACAAATTGATTCAGCTTCCGCGAACCTTCAATAGTCCTATGGGCATGGCTACTGCCAAAGACAGCCTCGCCATCGCGACTCGAAACGAAGTAATCGTGCTACGAAACAACAGTGGGCTAGCAAAAAGCTACCCCAAAAAACCTGACGTGTACGACGGACTATATGTGCCCCGCAGCAGGTACAATACGGGCTATGTAGCCATGCACGACATGATGTTTGGAGAAGATGGTCTGGCCATCATAGGCATCAACACTTTGTTTTCTTGTGTTTGCAAAATCGACCACCAATACAGTTTCACACCCATCTGGAAACCACCATTCATCACTGAGCTAGCCTCTGAAGACCGATGCCACCTCAATGGATTGGCCTCAGAAAATGGCGAAATCAAATATGTGACCGCTTTAGGAAATACGAATAGCATGCAAGGCTGGAGAGATGGCAAAATGAATGGAGGTATCGTGATGGAATACCCCTCGGGCAAAATCATCAAAGACGGACTGGGTATGCCACACTCTCCACGAATATATGATGGCAAACTATATGTACTCAACTCTACTCAGGGCGAACTTATCAAAATAGACCCTGAAACAGGATCGCACGAAGTGATCTGCCAACTCGGAGGCTTTGCCAGAGGCATGAGTCGACATGGCGATTACTTGTTCATCGGTGTATCCAAGCTCCGACACAACTCCTGGGCATTCAAAGACTTGCCTATAGCCGAGAGCTCTTTCGCTGGCGTAGTAGCTGTGTATTTGCCCTACGGCAGCGTAGTGGGTAGTTTCAAATATCAAATGACCGTAGACGAAATTTACGATGTCAAAGTGCTGCCTGAGCTCAAGCGGCCTTCTATTCTATCACCAGACATGGACATCCATCAGCAAGCGCTGTCTATACCAGGAGCAGCCCTATGGGGTGCATCCGACAAACCGAAACAACCAACAACTATAAACAATTGA
- a CDS encoding tetratricopeptide repeat protein: protein MSALKNEQEYKRLAGLLSTDEYNLEALLSFAQLAFSLRRHEAAQKKLINYQNKYPEQGEVLFALGVNFKQIGAFKKALVYFLKVSQSKPKTKGLWINLADCYYHLNDYGKAEQSLKQGMKWSENHPVVLNRLAFLYKQTGRQKEAMALYQQLTKVAEFAAAAHFQLATLMQELNMPNQSIAHYKHHLKIRPDHADAYYGLGIAYAFMQDFERAIACYQQALKCSPDHLQSQMEISSAKATICDWGSYEADRAAFEQALVQLSMAGNVSLTRATFDINYFNLSPELHLATAKKCAEQIEQGVSRHVDKHFPPLDQLIRGENDKIKVGYLSPDFREHAVGRLLYDVYRHHDRSKFEIYAYSMIVPEESDAITEATQSGCDHFVNSQGWSAFEIAKKIRQDGIDVLVDLVGYTTYCKPAVSALKPARVQMHYLGNPDTMGASFVPYFLTDSTLVPDEDQKYYTEQLMRLKSSWVASPLPTQLPMMTRKDCHLPEDAFVYCSFNFPKKLNPETFDLWMEILREVPNSVLWIYTPLQLQKDHLTHEAKLRGIDPARIIFAGNAPYLEYLARLPLADLFLDCLHYGAGSTAANALMMGLPLLALPGKTFVSRLGSSVNVAAGMNAWNCSDKAEYLDKAKYWGTHQDELAQAKAGWSEKVKQSALCDIPRFVSDLERVYLQLVKSS, encoded by the coding sequence ATGAGTGCACTAAAAAATGAACAGGAGTATAAACGATTAGCAGGCTTATTATCTACAGACGAGTATAATTTGGAGGCTTTGCTGTCTTTTGCCCAGCTTGCGTTTTCGCTTCGAAGGCATGAAGCAGCTCAAAAAAAACTAATCAACTATCAGAATAAGTACCCTGAGCAGGGTGAAGTATTATTCGCATTGGGGGTGAATTTTAAACAAATCGGAGCGTTTAAAAAAGCCCTTGTTTACTTTCTGAAAGTCAGCCAGTCCAAGCCCAAGACGAAAGGATTGTGGATCAATTTGGCGGACTGTTATTATCACCTGAATGATTACGGGAAGGCCGAGCAAAGCTTGAAACAAGGCATGAAATGGTCGGAAAACCATCCCGTAGTTCTCAATAGGTTGGCCTTTTTGTATAAGCAAACAGGCAGACAAAAAGAAGCAATGGCTTTATACCAGCAGCTGACCAAAGTGGCTGAATTTGCTGCGGCTGCACACTTCCAATTGGCTACGCTGATGCAAGAACTCAATATGCCGAACCAGTCTATTGCGCACTACAAGCACCACCTCAAGATACGTCCCGATCATGCCGACGCTTATTATGGGTTGGGGATTGCATATGCCTTCATGCAGGATTTCGAAAGGGCGATCGCTTGCTATCAGCAAGCACTGAAGTGCTCGCCCGATCACCTACAATCCCAAATGGAAATCAGCAGTGCCAAAGCGACTATTTGTGATTGGGGGTCTTACGAGGCAGACCGTGCCGCTTTCGAACAAGCCTTGGTGCAGTTGTCGATGGCTGGAAATGTGAGTCTTACACGAGCGACTTTCGATATCAATTATTTCAACCTTTCTCCAGAGCTACATTTGGCTACAGCCAAAAAATGTGCTGAGCAAATCGAGCAGGGAGTATCACGGCATGTGGATAAGCATTTTCCACCTTTGGATCAGTTGATACGAGGGGAGAATGATAAGATAAAAGTGGGCTACTTGTCGCCAGATTTTCGAGAGCATGCGGTCGGGCGATTGCTATACGATGTGTATCGTCATCATGATAGGAGTAAGTTTGAAATATATGCCTACTCGATGATTGTGCCTGAGGAATCGGATGCAATCACTGAAGCCACTCAAAGTGGGTGCGACCATTTTGTGAATAGTCAAGGATGGTCGGCTTTTGAAATCGCGAAAAAAATTAGACAGGATGGTATTGATGTTTTAGTGGACCTGGTAGGGTACACCACCTATTGCAAGCCAGCAGTGAGCGCACTGAAGCCTGCACGGGTTCAGATGCATTATTTAGGAAATCCAGATACGATGGGTGCGAGTTTTGTGCCATATTTCCTAACGGATAGCACCTTGGTGCCCGACGAAGATCAAAAGTATTATACAGAACAACTGATGCGTTTAAAAAGCAGTTGGGTGGCTTCGCCGCTGCCTACCCAACTACCCATGATGACCCGAAAGGACTGCCATCTTCCAGAAGATGCTTTTGTGTATTGTAGTTTCAATTTCCCAAAAAAACTTAATCCTGAGACGTTTGATTTGTGGATGGAGATATTGCGCGAAGTGCCAAATAGTGTGCTGTGGATCTATACGCCCCTTCAGCTACAGAAAGACCATTTGACTCATGAGGCCAAATTACGCGGTATCGATCCCGCTAGGATTATTTTCGCAGGCAATGCGCCATATCTTGAATACCTCGCTCGATTGCCACTAGCAGATTTGTTTTTGGATTGTCTTCATTATGGAGCAGGGTCTACCGCAGCCAATGCCCTCATGATGGGGCTCCCGCTGTTGGCCTTGCCGGGCAAGACCTTTGTTTCGAGATTAGGATCTAGTGTGAACGTAGCTGCCGGCATGAATGCATGGAACTGTAGCGACAAAGCGGAGTATCTGGATAAAGCCAAGTATTGGGGAACACATCAGGATGAGTTGGCGCAAGCCAAGGCAGGGTGGTCAGAAAAAGTAAAACAATCTGCGCTTTGCGATATTCCTAGGTTTGTGTCTGATTTGGAGCGTGTCTATCTGCAACTTGTTAAAAGTTCTTAA
- a CDS encoding Ldh family oxidoreductase, whose product MYSYQRLFDFAKQVFVSMGHTEKMADTAATVLVSADMRGVDSHGIARLKGYVRLWEVNRINPKPIFQIEHETPSTAVLNADESLGLISGPEAMRIAMIKAKSVGTGWVSVKNSNHYGIAGYHAMMALEEDMIGISMTNASPLVAPTFSKERMLGTNPISVAIPAGKQPPFVADMATTTAANGKLEVLQRKQEDAPLGWVQDQNGIPTTNANGVKEGGALLPLGGDRDHASHKGYILGSIVDIFSAVLSGANYGPWVPPFVSFIDPVSDPVGEGLGHFFGAMRIDAFRKAEDFKNHMDTWIERFRNSTPIDPSNPVQIPGDYERNMEAIRSKDGIPVLDPVVKDLNELAEKFKLKF is encoded by the coding sequence ATGTACAGCTATCAGAGATTATTCGACTTCGCAAAACAGGTCTTCGTGTCCATGGGGCATACTGAAAAAATGGCCGATACGGCCGCCACCGTATTGGTAAGTGCAGATATGCGCGGGGTAGACTCGCACGGCATCGCCAGACTCAAAGGCTATGTACGTCTTTGGGAGGTGAATCGTATCAATCCGAAGCCGATTTTTCAAATAGAACATGAAACACCTTCTACTGCTGTGCTCAATGCGGATGAGTCTTTAGGTTTGATTTCTGGTCCAGAGGCCATGCGGATCGCCATGATCAAGGCTAAAAGTGTAGGTACTGGTTGGGTGTCGGTAAAAAACTCTAATCATTACGGTATCGCTGGGTACCATGCCATGATGGCGTTAGAAGAGGATATGATAGGTATTTCTATGACCAATGCTAGTCCGTTAGTAGCGCCTACTTTCTCCAAAGAAAGAATGCTAGGTACTAACCCGATTTCTGTAGCCATACCCGCGGGCAAGCAACCGCCGTTTGTAGCTGACATGGCAACTACCACCGCAGCCAATGGCAAGCTAGAAGTACTGCAAAGAAAACAAGAGGATGCGCCACTAGGCTGGGTGCAAGATCAAAATGGCATCCCTACTACCAATGCCAATGGCGTGAAAGAAGGTGGTGCCTTATTGCCACTAGGCGGAGATAGGGATCATGCCTCTCACAAAGGCTACATTCTGGGGTCTATTGTAGATATTTTTTCGGCAGTACTATCAGGGGCCAACTATGGGCCATGGGTGCCGCCGTTTGTTAGTTTTATAGATCCAGTATCAGATCCAGTAGGAGAAGGGTTGGGGCATTTCTTTGGTGCCATGCGAATTGATGCTTTTAGAAAGGCAGAGGATTTCAAAAATCACATGGATACTTGGATCGAAAGATTCAGAAATTCTACGCCTATAGATCCTAGTAATCCTGTGCAGATCCCAGGAGACTACGAACGAAACATGGAAGCTATCCGGTCTAAGGATGGTATACCTGTTTTAGATCCTGTAGTGAAGGACTTGAATGAACTAGCAGAAAAATTTAAGCTGAAATTTTAG
- a CDS encoding FtsB family cell division protein, translating to MFKKSLHITKNFYFLSGLSFLVWMLFFDTNDFYSQYQLSQKVEELEHQEQYYLQKIEEVNADREALINDMDLLEEFAREKYFMKKDGEDLFVVVED from the coding sequence ATGTTTAAGAAATCACTTCATATCACCAAAAATTTCTACTTCCTTTCAGGTCTATCATTTTTGGTTTGGATGCTATTTTTCGACACCAATGATTTTTATTCTCAATACCAATTGAGCCAAAAAGTAGAAGAACTCGAGCACCAAGAACAATACTATCTCCAGAAAATAGAAGAAGTGAATGCTGATCGTGAAGCACTCATCAACGACATGGATCTCTTAGAGGAATTTGCTCGTGAAAAATACTTCATGAAAAAAGACGGAGAGGATTTATTCGTTGTAGTAGAAGACTAA
- a CDS encoding TonB-dependent receptor, with translation MKFNTIGFLLAFFFSPFFLFGQESIRLDRSYQGLSLASALDSIQKQNKVRIFYQPKWVEGQKVTQNTQGVMLVDFLNQSVQASGLKAVTYHGTIVFVANNPELYQIENSADDDLVVIGDQNAKLNEIVSVKGYISDGTNDEPLIGARVYITSLNIGTVTDFNGNYDLRVPVGKYTIEYSSISYENKPIDVIIKSAGKLDVALFSGSLQLDELVITADGQDANVQQRVSGLENMDIKTIKQLPTFMGEVDPVKSLTTMPGISTTGELSSGFNVRGGETGQNLILQDGAVIYNPTHLFGFYSAFNSDMVNEVNLYKGGGPANFGGRISSVLDIKLRHGDDEEYKVSGGVGLVSSRLTAEGPILKNKASFIVGGRTSYTNWLLHSLKNIELNSSSAAFYDTNVKLLYRIGDKDYLTGSFYLSHDDFNLAGDAQYDWGTTNFSLEWSHVFGAKWMSSLVLATSNYEVKSENTENELEAFSFRNGIRNVVGKYEILYKMHPKNTISAGIEYNHHQIEPGVLKPFVGNTSIDPVDVSDQQAHEVAIYIQDDWDLGARLALSAGLRASGFWRVGEGEIYDFESGEQVNRVPSSIDSVFYGKGDLISSFSGLEPRLSMRYLLTTSASLKMSYYRTFQYLHMISNTVSATPQDYYITSGPNLDPQYADQYSLGLFKNYRNNLYQISGEVFYKKMYNTVDFIEGAELLANEELDGSLVQGDGKAYGVEVQLKKNSGKLSGWVSYTYSRSLKRFEGDYDYETINNGDYYGSNNDKPHDLSMVLSYKLGARWVLSANFSYSTGRPITVPVSNFRFDKTPSVLTYSERNAYRIPDYHRLDLSLTLLPTLKKSSLLSGEWIFSIYNVYGRKNAYSIYFTQWGGAKKMSILGSVFPSVTYNFSISK, from the coding sequence ATGAAATTCAATACTATTGGATTTTTACTAGCTTTCTTTTTTTCTCCCTTCTTTCTTTTTGGACAAGAATCAATACGGCTCGATCGATCGTATCAAGGTTTGTCGCTAGCTAGTGCGTTGGATTCGATCCAAAAGCAAAACAAAGTGAGGATATTCTATCAGCCCAAATGGGTTGAAGGACAAAAAGTGACCCAAAATACGCAAGGGGTCATGCTGGTAGATTTTCTAAACCAAAGTGTGCAGGCTAGTGGGCTCAAAGCAGTAACTTATCACGGTACGATCGTGTTTGTAGCCAATAATCCAGAACTTTATCAAATCGAAAACAGTGCAGATGATGACTTGGTGGTGATTGGAGATCAAAACGCTAAACTCAATGAGATTGTATCGGTAAAGGGATATATCAGTGACGGGACGAATGACGAGCCCCTGATCGGTGCTAGGGTATACATCACCTCGTTAAACATAGGGACGGTGACAGACTTTAATGGCAACTATGATTTGAGAGTTCCGGTAGGGAAGTACACTATCGAGTACAGCTCTATTAGTTATGAAAACAAACCGATTGATGTAATAATAAAATCAGCAGGTAAGCTAGATGTAGCCTTGTTTTCGGGGTCTTTGCAGCTCGATGAGCTTGTGATCACAGCCGATGGTCAAGATGCTAATGTACAGCAAAGAGTGTCTGGTTTGGAAAATATGGACATCAAAACGATCAAACAGCTCCCCACCTTTATGGGTGAAGTAGACCCAGTGAAAAGTTTGACGACGATGCCGGGTATTTCTACTACAGGAGAGTTGTCCTCTGGGTTTAATGTACGAGGCGGTGAGACAGGACAAAATTTGATTTTGCAAGACGGAGCGGTGATTTACAACCCCACTCACCTGTTTGGTTTTTATAGTGCTTTCAACTCTGATATGGTAAATGAAGTCAATCTTTACAAAGGCGGAGGGCCAGCCAATTTTGGGGGACGAATTTCTTCGGTATTGGATATTAAACTACGACATGGAGACGATGAAGAATATAAGGTTTCGGGTGGTGTAGGTTTGGTGTCTAGTAGACTGACGGCTGAGGGGCCAATTCTTAAAAATAAAGCATCATTTATCGTCGGAGGACGTACTTCCTATACCAATTGGTTGTTGCATTCATTGAAAAATATTGAGTTGAATAGTAGTTCAGCTGCTTTTTATGATACCAATGTCAAATTGCTCTACCGCATAGGTGATAAGGATTATTTAACAGGATCTTTTTACCTCAGTCATGACGATTTTAATTTGGCGGGAGATGCTCAGTACGACTGGGGAACTACCAATTTTAGTTTAGAATGGAGTCATGTTTTTGGTGCCAAGTGGATGTCCAGTTTAGTGCTTGCTACGAGCAACTATGAGGTGAAATCAGAAAACACAGAGAATGAATTAGAGGCCTTTAGTTTTAGAAATGGTATTCGGAATGTTGTGGGTAAATATGAAATACTTTATAAAATGCATCCGAAAAATACCATTAGTGCGGGAATAGAGTATAACCATCATCAAATAGAACCAGGTGTGCTAAAACCATTCGTTGGCAATACTTCGATCGACCCTGTAGATGTGAGTGATCAGCAGGCGCACGAAGTGGCTATATATATTCAAGACGATTGGGATCTGGGTGCCAGATTGGCTTTGTCGGCAGGGTTGAGAGCATCAGGCTTTTGGCGTGTAGGAGAGGGTGAAATATATGATTTTGAAAGTGGAGAGCAAGTGAATAGAGTACCGAGCTCTATTGATTCTGTTTTTTACGGCAAGGGAGATTTGATATCGAGTTTTAGCGGACTGGAACCAAGATTGTCTATGCGATACTTGTTGACTACGAGTGCTTCGCTCAAGATGAGTTACTATCGTACATTTCAATATCTACATATGATTTCCAACACGGTGTCGGCAACCCCACAAGACTATTACATAACGAGCGGCCCCAATTTGGATCCTCAATATGCTGATCAGTATTCCCTAGGTCTATTCAAAAACTATAGAAATAATCTTTATCAAATATCTGGAGAGGTGTTTTATAAGAAAATGTATAACACCGTCGACTTTATAGAAGGGGCAGAGCTATTGGCCAACGAAGAATTGGATGGCAGTTTGGTGCAAGGAGATGGCAAGGCTTACGGTGTGGAAGTGCAGCTAAAGAAGAACTCAGGCAAACTGAGTGGATGGGTGTCCTATACCTATTCTAGGAGTTTGAAGCGATTCGAAGGTGATTACGATTACGAAACAATTAATAATGGGGATTACTACGGCTCTAACAATGATAAACCACATGATTTGTCAATGGTACTGAGCTACAAGTTAGGTGCTCGGTGGGTTTTGTCTGCCAATTTTAGTTATAGTACAGGCAGGCCTATTACAGTGCCAGTATCTAATTTTAGATTTGATAAGACGCCATCAGTGCTGACTTACTCGGAGCGAAATGCTTATCGTATTCCAGACTATCATAGATTGGATTTATCATTGACATTACTGCCTACCCTTAAAAAGAGCAGTTTGTTGAGTGGAGAATGGATTTTCTCCATTTATAATGTGTACGGTCGAAAGAATGCCTATTCGATCTATTTCACACAATGGGGTGGAGCCAAAAAAATGTCAATCCTTGGGTCTGTTTTTCCTTCTGTTACCTACAATTTTAGTATTTCCAAATGA
- a CDS encoding DUF4249 domain-containing protein, with protein MKLIYHFSLIVLMLTFSCVERYEFPITDDGRTGLVVEGFVSDLSYSDIQSMPLDQRYFTITLRESNAISSQSIKPVTGAHVELVSDANEFWDYAESGDGIYTLYYDDLKIDPNKKYKVSITLSDGNSFESSFESAPAVSPVGKTAMIETFETVYETQGGETVITTEEAIQINLDLPVVQPATETLYAKWDFLTTFGVRARFVDSPNDIRYKCWATSIYENPGFLMYQGKGGGVSKMFTVLLTNEELHDGYSTLIRQQSMNKEGFLYWSDIQKQTEQADLFAPPPYNLISNITAVNSDTPVFGYFGVVREQYYRWNFMKSDLSKPFPYPEALTRSCELAFEPSRVCFDCREFSGLGITNNPNQPWWWSAN; from the coding sequence ATGAAATTGATATACCACTTTTCGCTAATTGTATTAATGCTCACGTTTTCGTGTGTGGAGAGATATGAGTTTCCGATTACGGATGATGGAAGAACAGGGCTTGTCGTAGAGGGATTTGTGTCAGACTTATCTTATAGCGATATTCAGTCGATGCCGTTAGATCAAAGGTATTTTACGATTACGCTCAGGGAATCTAATGCCATATCTAGTCAGAGTATAAAGCCAGTAACGGGTGCACATGTAGAACTTGTAAGTGATGCCAATGAGTTTTGGGATTATGCCGAATCAGGAGACGGAATCTATACGCTGTATTATGATGATTTGAAAATAGATCCTAATAAAAAGTATAAGGTATCTATTACGCTATCTGATGGAAATAGCTTCGAGTCATCTTTTGAGTCTGCTCCGGCCGTTTCGCCCGTCGGGAAAACGGCAATGATTGAGACATTTGAGACTGTCTACGAGACGCAGGGTGGTGAAACTGTTATTACTACCGAAGAGGCGATTCAGATCAATTTGGATTTGCCAGTAGTACAACCAGCCACTGAAACTTTATATGCTAAGTGGGATTTTCTCACTACTTTCGGCGTAAGGGCACGATTCGTTGACAGCCCTAATGATATTAGATATAAGTGTTGGGCGACCTCTATTTATGAAAATCCCGGTTTTTTGATGTACCAAGGAAAAGGAGGCGGTGTTTCAAAGATGTTTACGGTATTGCTAACCAATGAGGAGTTGCACGATGGGTATTCCACATTGATTCGACAGCAGTCAATGAATAAAGAAGGTTTTCTGTATTGGTCGGATATTCAAAAACAAACAGAGCAAGCAGATTTGTTTGCTCCACCACCTTACAATCTAATTAGTAATATAACAGCAGTCAATTCTGACACACCTGTATTTGGTTATTTTGGCGTGGTACGAGAGCAATATTACCGATGGAATTTTATGAAGTCTGATTTGTCAAAACCCTTCCCTTATCCAGAAGCATTAACTAGATCTTGTGAATTGGCATTTGAGCCATCGCGTGTTTGCTTTGATTGTAGGGAATTTAGTGGGTTGGGTATTACCAACAATCCAAACCAACCTTGGTGGTGGTCAGCTAATTAA
- a CDS encoding vWA domain-containing protein, whose protein sequence is MVWSGEVGSLELFFILLFGVFYVLYLFRTIRAARALGTGYRRVFYKIALRTAYFSLIILALLGPSFGESTKEIKSIGKDIFIAVDLSESMNAFDIPPTRLEKIKFELKQIVEAFSSDRIGLIMFSNEAYIQCPLTYDKSALNLFIETLNTNLVPNTGTDFGPPLKMALGKIADDGETVTRQKSKIIILISDGEDFGENTASIAKTIEDEGIKLFTLGIGTAQGSKIMTQRGFKKDQSGQDVISRLNPVSLKKIATATSGKYFEINATQNDVEKLINTIGDIEGELRDSKTMDVSANKYYYFLALALLLVCLDAVIKVRTVNI, encoded by the coding sequence ATGGTCTGGAGCGGTGAGGTCGGCAGCTTAGAATTATTCTTTATTCTTTTATTCGGTGTATTCTATGTTCTATATCTATTTAGAACAATTCGGGCAGCACGCGCACTAGGCACGGGTTATCGACGGGTATTTTATAAAATAGCTCTCCGAACAGCCTACTTTTCATTGATCATTCTCGCTCTACTCGGCCCTTCTTTTGGCGAGTCCACCAAAGAAATCAAATCGATCGGCAAAGATATTTTCATAGCTGTAGATTTATCCGAATCCATGAATGCTTTCGACATTCCCCCTACTCGATTAGAAAAAATTAAATTTGAGCTGAAACAAATCGTAGAAGCTTTCTCTTCGGATCGCATTGGCTTAATTATGTTTTCGAATGAAGCTTATATCCAATGCCCCCTCACTTACGACAAAAGTGCACTCAATTTATTCATCGAAACGCTAAACACCAACCTAGTACCCAACACGGGGACGGACTTTGGCCCACCACTCAAAATGGCACTAGGCAAAATAGCAGACGATGGGGAAACCGTGACCCGTCAAAAGTCAAAGATCATTATCCTGATCAGCGACGGTGAAGACTTCGGCGAAAACACGGCTAGCATAGCCAAAACCATAGAAGATGAAGGCATCAAACTATTCACACTCGGTATTGGCACCGCTCAAGGAAGCAAAATAATGACCCAACGAGGATTCAAAAAAGACCAAAGTGGACAAGATGTAATTTCTAGACTAAACCCCGTCTCTCTCAAAAAAATAGCCACTGCCACCAGCGGCAAATATTTTGAAATCAATGCTACGCAAAACGACGTAGAAAAATTGATCAACACAATAGGTGACATCGAAGGTGAATTGCGCGACAGCAAGACCATGGACGTATCTGCCAACAAGTACTATTATTTCCTCGCACTGGCATTGTTGCTTGTGTGCTTAGATGCCGTTATTAAAGTAAGAACAGTAAACATATGA
- a CDS encoding metallophosphoesterase encodes MKKEIVYLSIFALLLTLGCFTNKGNIEINETKVSSVSDVEVLDGALNWYVIGDFGRNGYDGQQELADQMQVMTKVIEPEFIITTGDNFYPDGVASTQDPYWISSFENVYSGFGLFVPWYAILGNHDYRGNYQAEIDYTNVSQRWNMPAQYYVKEKSEDDVTVKLVFIDTNPYEDGYYTQEKYKAIWGQDSTKQLHWMDSVLADNTADWKIVVGHHPLYSGGKRLNDTQNVRGHLEKVLKKHEVDVYFAGHEHDLQHIQNPSYKTHHIISGAGSEVRPTAKMEYSLFAASIQGFVAASATREQLLLQFISYEGEVIYRYNIKKQVK; translated from the coding sequence ATGAAAAAAGAAATTGTTTACCTCAGTATTTTCGCCTTGCTACTCACCTTGGGCTGTTTTACAAATAAGGGTAATATAGAAATCAATGAGACCAAGGTATCGTCAGTATCGGATGTAGAAGTACTCGACGGTGCACTTAACTGGTACGTGATAGGAGATTTTGGTAGAAATGGCTACGATGGACAGCAAGAATTAGCGGATCAGATGCAAGTCATGACTAAGGTGATCGAACCAGAATTTATTATAACTACAGGCGACAATTTTTACCCTGATGGAGTAGCCAGTACACAAGATCCGTATTGGATTTCGTCTTTCGAAAATGTCTATAGTGGGTTTGGTTTGTTTGTGCCGTGGTATGCAATCCTAGGCAATCACGATTATAGGGGCAACTATCAGGCAGAAATCGATTACACAAATGTGAGCCAAAGGTGGAATATGCCTGCTCAGTACTATGTAAAGGAAAAATCAGAAGATGACGTAACGGTCAAGTTGGTGTTTATAGATACCAATCCGTATGAAGATGGCTACTATACGCAGGAAAAATACAAAGCCATATGGGGGCAAGACAGTACCAAACAGTTGCATTGGATGGACAGCGTATTGGCAGACAATACGGCCGACTGGAAGATAGTGGTAGGGCATCATCCGCTGTATTCAGGAGGAAAGCGACTCAACGATACACAAAACGTAAGAGGACATTTGGAAAAAGTACTGAAGAAACATGAAGTAGATGTGTATTTTGCTGGCCACGAGCATGATTTGCAACACATTCAAAACCCATCATACAAAACACACCATATTATTTCTGGTGCGGGATCTGAAGTGAGACCTACTGCCAAGATGGAGTATTCATTATTTGCAGCGTCTATTCAAGGGTTTGTGGCTGCATCAGCTACCAGAGAGCAGCTGCTATTGCAGTTCATTTCTTATGAAGGAGAAGTGATTTACAGGTATAATATCAAAAAGCAAGTAAAATAA